The sequence TATCTCTTATATGTTTAAATATTTGTGAAATTGTGAAAATCATAAAAGGAATGCAATATACTCAGATTCTTAATTTAAAGATTGAATCAGGAACGAGTGCTGTTCCTAAAGACCATTTTCCCTCTGGTGGGAGAGTATTTGAAGAGTTTTCCGCCATCCAGCAGATTCCGGATATTGCTGACAGCAAAATTTCCCGGATTTTTCCAGTCAAACTGGCAGGTCGTTAAACTGGGTATTGAGCGATTATAGTTTCGGGTACCGTCAAAGCCGTATACTGCTATCTTTCCCGGAATATCCCAATGCAGCTCTTTTATATATTTGATCGCCCCTCTGGCTCTTACATCGGTAGAACATATCAGGCAATCCAGATCAGATTGTTTCTGGAACAGTTCTATGCAGGCACGATAAGCTTCGGCCTCACTACCGCCGCATTCATAAATACTATCTTCAGAAAGACACATGACTCCGGCTTTTTTTAAAACCCTGTTGATAACTTTAACCCGATCACCGGAAGTGAAACCGATAAATCCTATATTCTGATGATTCTTTAAAACAACATCTTCTGCCAGGAGCTTGAATCCCTGTTTCATATCTATACTGTAATCCAGTTGAATCCAGGGTTTTACGAGGGTTTCTATAGTCTCTTTTTTAATAAACGGCCAGAGAATATATCCGTCAAAATCTTCCTGACTGTTCTCATCCAGATAATCTTCTGATATGAATTCTGTTGAAACATTGTAGGGAATATTATTCTCAACAATACCATTTATTATCTCAAGATGATTTATCCAGGCATACTCCCATATGGTATTATTAAAGAAGTCAACTTCCGAAAGGATAACTCCTATGTGGTATTTATTAAGTTTGATTTTATAGTTTTGGTTGAGCTGAGTTCCCCGACCGGGAACTCTTACAATTATTTCTTCCCGAACAAGTTTATCCAGAGCAATCCGGACTGTCCCCTGGGATAATCCCGACTCTTTGGCAATAACAAGTTCTGTCGGGAGTAAGTCGTCTGTTGTAAACTCATTGATAAACCACTCTTTTAATGCCTGATACAGCTGCATTTGCAGAGATTCGGAGCTGTTTCTGTCAATTTTTTTTATCATCGTTTTGATGTTAGCACAATGAAAAATTCCTGCCAAGTAAGAAAAGATTACAGCCCAGGCTAGGGCTAAAGTAGAATCCAGCCTGGAACAACCATTTAAATTACTACTGCATAAATAATAAATGTTGCATATATGTTTAAAGGACCCTATGAAAAAGCATTTACCACAGGATCTCTACAGGTTCAGTCTTCTGCGGGAATATAAATGTTAACAGTTGATGTGTGCGTATTTCCGGGGCCTAATATAACACCTGGTGCATAGTCTATGTAACCACCGTAAACGGCACCATTAGCAATTATACTTGCCGATACTTGAGTATATATTCCACCATGAAAACCACCATATGTAACTTTTTGAGCCTCTACATCATCCATTGTTATATGAGTATGAACTCCGTAGCTGACACCATATTCTGTTCTGCTTCCCCATGAATAACCGGCCCCACTTTCCCAATCAGCAACAGACATATTTGCTATACCAGATAACTCTGAATAGCTCATGGCATTGAAATCCTGTACACCATCTACTTCATATTCATTATTCTCTAACCAATAAGCATCAACCATATAAATAAACTTTGTCGTTACGTTAATAGTACTGTCTGCGGTCAGAAAAGATGCTGTCGGCATTTCAAATGGTGCTGTAGATCCATTCCATTCAGTACTATCATATCTTTGAACTATCCTATATCTCTCATGAGAAGGGCCTGTCCAAAACATATCGCCAATAACTATCTTCATATACTGCCCATTCTCTATGGAGGGCAAACCAGTCACTTTGTAATATCCTGTATCAATATTTACTGCGATTTGCACACTATCAGCAGGCCACTCTTCCACACGATTTTCAACCCATTCATTGCTACTTTCATCATAACTTTGAATCATTGGATCAATAGTGAAAGAAGCATATGGAGCTCCTTCAGTATCTACTTTGGGGGATAAAGCAGCAATATCTATTATACCTTCAATTGATTTACTACCTAAACTGGCTTCATACTCCTGATAATATGTATAGTCTGGTCCAATTCTTTCACCGGGTATCAACTCTACAGTCGTATCCATCTCACAACTTAACAATGTCAGTACAATTAGCCATGGTAAAATACAGCTCACCATTTTTCGCATTATAGAACTCCTCTCTGATCAATCTATGATGAGGCCGAATATTGACAGATTTCTATCTGTTCTTATTCTAGTGTCTCTGGAATAGTATTGGGGCACACATCTTCGAAGCGATTTCATATAGAAATCTTTAAATCACCATAATCAGAGGAACGAGGGATTACAATTAGGCAATCTTACCCTGATTTGTAGAGATTTTACCTATACGGCAATAATATCCATCCCTACATGTCTCTGCCTGGTATTCATGGATCTGAAAGGCTGTAAATGTTGATCTTCATACTAAAGAAAATGAAGTGAGGAGACATCCTTTAGTATTTTAATGTATACTATTTGAGTTGTGATTATGTCTGTTTTTCAAAGAAAGAATATTGCACAAATAACTACAAGCTTGGAACAACTAATGGAAAAAAACCCGCGATGGCTTTTACCGGCAATTCTCCTTTTCATTTTAATAACCTTGGTTCCTCATTTATATGTACACGACAACACGGGTCCATCAGCTGTGGAGATTTTTGCTGTAGAAGCAGAAAATCTTGGCTCTGTTCCTGGTGTCAGAATTCGTAACAGTGAAGGGCTTTTGCGTCGTGATCTCAGGGATTCTATGACTTTCTCAATAGATAATGAAGGACTCATCTTTATGCCACAGAAGGATGACTGGACTGATCCAGACAGTTTTTTCTTTCAATCATTTCAACAGGCAAATGGGAAAACTAACTGGGGTGTAAGAGCCGATGTCTGCTGGTTCAGAATCATTCTGCATTCTGACCATGATGAGCCTATGGATTTGTATGCATCAAACCTTGTTGATCATATCAAATTCACTATACCTTCAGGTGGAACGGTATTGCTTTTCTACAGGCTTCAATACAGCGATGCCGGAATAGTATGTAAACCATCCATATCCGATGCCGCTTTTCATGAAAGGCTTCAGCTAAATCATAGAACCTATATTTCAATCCTGCTGGGATTGTATCTGGGACTATTCCTCTATAATTTATTCCTTGCAGTGAGTACAAGAGATAGTAGCTTTCCTCCCTATTTGGCATCCTTATTCTTCTTTAGTTGCTATATGGCTTTTCGACAGTTTAATTTGCATATCGGCCCTTTCGGCATTGCATCTGCCGCATTTATATTGCCGGCTATTCTCTGCTTACTGCTCTTTATCCGTAATTATCTGTGTATTTCACCAAAGCAGAAAATCATATGGTTCTCTTTGATAGCTTTACTGTTTATAGGAATGATTGCACAAGTATTCAAGGTTTTCG comes from Oceanispirochaeta sp. M1 and encodes:
- a CDS encoding substrate-binding domain-containing protein — encoded protein: MIKKIDRNSSESLQMQLYQALKEWFINEFTTDDLLPTELVIAKESGLSQGTVRIALDKLVREEIIVRVPGRGTQLNQNYKIKLNKYHIGVILSEVDFFNNTIWEYAWINHLEIINGIVENNIPYNVSTEFISEDYLDENSQEDFDGYILWPFIKKETIETLVKPWIQLDYSIDMKQGFKLLAEDVVLKNHQNIGFIGFTSGDRVKVINRVLKKAGVMCLSEDSIYECGGSEAEAYRACIELFQKQSDLDCLICSTDVRARGAIKYIKELHWDIPGKIAVYGFDGTRNYNRSIPSLTTCQFDWKNPGNFAVSNIRNLLDGGKLFKYSPTRGKMVFRNSTRS